One part of the Sorangiineae bacterium MSr11954 genome encodes these proteins:
- a CDS encoding nucleoside deaminase yields the protein MDDAATPQTPEDRDIAWMEVALAEADAAHAKREVPIGCILVDAGGMEIARGHNLRETLLDATAHAEMVALRAAATKAPSWRLDGVTAYVTLEPCVMCAGAFVHARIARVVYGCDDPKGGALHSLYTVGQDTRLNHRFPITRGVLADACASRLRTFFAALRAQGKK from the coding sequence GTGGACGACGCCGCAACACCGCAAACGCCGGAGGATCGCGACATCGCGTGGATGGAGGTGGCCCTGGCCGAAGCCGACGCCGCGCATGCGAAGCGCGAGGTTCCGATCGGCTGCATCCTGGTGGACGCCGGGGGTATGGAGATCGCGCGCGGCCACAACCTCCGCGAGACGCTCCTCGATGCCACCGCGCACGCGGAAATGGTCGCGCTCCGCGCGGCCGCGACCAAAGCGCCCAGCTGGCGCCTGGATGGGGTTACGGCATACGTCACGTTGGAGCCCTGCGTCATGTGCGCCGGCGCATTCGTGCACGCGCGTATCGCTCGGGTCGTGTACGGCTGCGACGATCCCAAGGGCGGCGCGCTGCACTCGCTCTACACGGTGGGCCAAGACACGCGCCTGAACCATCGCTTTCCCATCACCCGCGGCGTCTTGGCCGACGCCTGCGCTTCGCGCCTGCGCACCTTCTTTGCCGCGCTTCGCGCACAGGGCAAAAAGTAG
- a CDS encoding leucyl aminopeptidase: MALSLSIRSAQPLELEADVTVFGVWAFDPSKKLPDAIKDVDRALGEGGLLALVKKEEFSGKPDQSLSIPTLGRVPGINRIVFLGLGDRASVKDPETRTFAARAARAALGDRAKSLVVVLPEGIEKHLRAVGEGIELGAYRFTKHLTGDRRPKEVLETVTFVLSSKKSGDGKADGKKDIALGQKIAFGVNLARDLSNEPANILTPAALANEAQKMAKANGLKIEIFDYKEIQKRGMALIDAVGRGSVNEPRFVHISYTPAKKAKKKFVFVGKGITFDTGGISIKPAQGMGEMKHDMSGAANMVGLMAAVAAVKPHVEVHALMACAENMPSGNAYRPGDVWPSLDGKSVEIINTDAEGRLVLADALAYGAQLEPDLLVDNATLTGACIVALGNTYSGWYANSEDAIRDFSDALKASGEQMWRMPLIEELREQLKSDTADLKHMGDRSGGSITAALFLREFIGKTKNWVHADIAGPATSDRATGWNAKGATGHGVLTFLSLIEKAG; encoded by the coding sequence ATGGCCCTTTCCCTCTCCATTCGCTCGGCGCAACCACTGGAACTCGAGGCGGACGTGACCGTCTTCGGTGTTTGGGCGTTCGATCCGTCCAAGAAACTCCCTGACGCCATCAAAGACGTCGATCGAGCCCTGGGGGAGGGTGGCCTTCTCGCGCTCGTCAAAAAGGAAGAATTCAGCGGCAAGCCGGACCAGTCGCTGTCCATCCCGACCCTCGGCCGCGTCCCCGGCATCAACCGCATCGTCTTTCTCGGCCTGGGCGATCGCGCCTCCGTCAAAGACCCCGAGACCCGCACCTTCGCCGCCCGCGCGGCGCGCGCTGCATTGGGCGATCGCGCCAAGTCGTTGGTGGTGGTGCTCCCCGAGGGCATCGAGAAGCACCTTCGCGCCGTGGGGGAGGGGATCGAGCTCGGAGCCTACCGCTTCACCAAGCACCTGACCGGCGACCGCCGCCCCAAGGAGGTGCTCGAGACGGTCACCTTCGTCCTGTCGTCGAAGAAGTCCGGGGATGGCAAGGCCGATGGAAAGAAGGACATCGCGCTCGGCCAAAAGATCGCCTTCGGCGTCAACCTCGCCCGCGACTTGAGCAACGAGCCGGCGAATATCCTCACGCCCGCGGCCCTCGCCAACGAGGCGCAGAAGATGGCCAAGGCCAACGGCCTGAAAATCGAGATCTTCGACTACAAAGAGATCCAGAAGCGCGGCATGGCGCTCATCGACGCCGTGGGCCGCGGAAGCGTCAACGAGCCCCGCTTCGTGCACATCTCGTACACGCCGGCCAAAAAGGCGAAGAAGAAGTTCGTCTTCGTGGGCAAGGGCATCACCTTCGACACCGGCGGCATCAGCATCAAGCCGGCGCAGGGCATGGGCGAGATGAAGCACGACATGTCGGGCGCCGCCAACATGGTCGGGTTGATGGCCGCGGTCGCCGCGGTCAAACCCCATGTCGAGGTGCACGCGCTCATGGCGTGCGCGGAAAATATGCCCAGCGGCAACGCCTACCGCCCCGGCGACGTGTGGCCTTCGCTCGACGGCAAGAGCGTCGAAATCATCAACACCGACGCCGAAGGCCGCCTGGTCCTCGCCGACGCGCTCGCCTACGGCGCCCAGCTCGAACCCGATCTGCTCGTCGACAACGCCACCTTGACCGGCGCGTGCATCGTGGCGCTCGGCAACACCTACTCCGGCTGGTACGCCAACAGCGAGGACGCCATCCGCGACTTTTCGGACGCGCTCAAAGCCTCGGGCGAGCAAATGTGGCGCATGCCGCTCATCGAGGAGCTCCGCGAGCAGCTCAAGAGCGATACGGCCGATCTCAAGCACATGGGCGATCGCTCCGGCGGCTCCATCACCGCGGCGCTATTTTTGCGCGAGTTCATCGGCAAGACCAAGAACTGGGTGCACGCCGACATCGCCGGCCCCGCCACGTCGGACCGCGCCACCGGCTGGAACGCCAAGGGCGCCACCGGCCATGGCGTGCTGACGTTCCTTTCGCTCATCGAAAAGGCGGGATAG
- the ttcA gene encoding tRNA 2-thiocytidine(32) synthetase TtcA — translation MVDAVDLEKKLSRAMGRAIGDFNMIAEGDRILVAVSGGKDSYTMLHLLRQLQEKAPVSFELEVVNIDQGHPGYPADVLRDYMARENHRFTMIEEDTYSIVTEKIPANKTYCSLCSRLRRGILYRVATELRCNKIALGHHRDDVLQTFLLNFLFAGQLAAMPPKLVASTGHIVLRPLLYCAEEDIAAFAEAQKFPILPCDLCGSQDNLQRKVVGRMIDQLERDRPGTKASMLAALQNVRPSQLLDRNLWAQLGLEAARDLPESGGESGAPLIMATRLARHVS, via the coding sequence GTGGTAGACGCCGTCGATCTCGAAAAGAAGCTGAGTCGCGCCATGGGGCGCGCCATCGGGGATTTCAACATGATCGCCGAGGGCGACCGGATCCTGGTGGCGGTCAGCGGCGGCAAGGACAGCTACACCATGCTGCACCTTCTCCGTCAGCTGCAGGAGAAGGCTCCGGTGAGCTTCGAGCTGGAGGTGGTCAACATCGATCAAGGCCACCCCGGCTACCCGGCCGACGTGCTGCGCGACTACATGGCGCGCGAAAACCACCGCTTCACCATGATCGAAGAGGACACCTACTCGATCGTCACCGAGAAAATCCCGGCGAACAAAACGTATTGCTCGCTCTGCTCCCGTCTGCGCCGCGGCATCCTCTACCGCGTCGCCACCGAGCTTCGCTGCAACAAGATCGCGCTCGGCCACCACCGCGACGACGTCCTGCAGACCTTTCTGCTCAACTTTCTCTTCGCCGGCCAGCTCGCCGCCATGCCGCCCAAGCTGGTGGCGAGCACGGGTCACATCGTCCTGCGCCCGCTGCTCTATTGCGCGGAGGAGGACATCGCCGCCTTTGCCGAGGCGCAAAAGTTCCCGATCCTCCCGTGCGACCTTTGCGGCTCGCAGGACAATCTGCAGCGCAAGGTCGTGGGCCGCATGATCGACCAGCTCGAGCGCGATCGCCCCGGCACCAAGGCGAGCATGCTCGCGGCCCTTCAGAACGTGCGCCCCAGCCAGCTCCTCGACCGGAATTTATGGGCCCAGCTCGGGCTCGAGGCCGCGCGCGATCTCCCCGAGTCGGGCGGAGAATCGGGCGCCCCGCTCATCATGGCCACGCGCCTCGCGCGGCATGTTTCGTAG
- a CDS encoding transglycosylase domain-containing protein, translating to MGEKRGLEVDIKDVRLGWFALKLSDVEVRPEGVPQVRVTLPQVDVAFGAWMRPEKVALVGGRLAVEGALADLESAFDAWKVRHPSGSSGKGGGSAERRKKLELRGDALSVSWVGGVDSFEVSGISFSRDEQGVRVAASELHAKHDAEPGVRDDAKPDAKRDVDKHDAKHDAHNDWAVEMAELGARLSKEGALVEAGAKWVALDLGGNAKTSNAAPAKKSDAVEAPPPVAAAHAEPPPRVAKRRGGGGAGTNVTGTGAAGTNAAGPGGGQASTRGGHASAPPSPSANAPAADPTPLVRLPDLHAVRARLATLANLFAAHSERDAAVKVEGLSFRWGREPHRLTVGPGPVSLSRSQQGDELVLEFSTSQSPSGTPLSLRGELPLGRGDARVSLAGGPVALAALGAKEGAAGLTDVERGTIAGKGSLVLSDAGDALSFDVDVGAKNISISDPRLADDVVRGLGASARARGVLSDRGVLRLEDSEASLGALRLALRGTLEQSGERTQGDFAFAVPGARCQDLFESIPSALLPTLDGAEMMGTFGGKGALRFDSSKLDELALDYDFDNSCKLTVVPPELEKRRFSRPFTHRIYLADGTVGEQETGPGTPAWTDLGAISPYMQVAVLTTEDAAFFRHHGFNHRAIRESLITNLKTRRFVRGASTITMQLAKNLFLSREKTLSRKFEEVILTSYLEQNFTKQEIVELYFNVVEFGPDIYGITQAADHYFGRRPDEIHLEEAFFLASLLPRPLAYHKSYERGELSESWTKTLHSLMQTAFKRGTISRTELDDGLGESVVFHKPDTPRPVPRPPVVGSRLFEQAIQK from the coding sequence ATGGGGGAGAAGCGGGGGCTCGAGGTCGATATTAAGGACGTGAGGCTGGGGTGGTTCGCCTTGAAGCTGTCGGATGTGGAGGTGCGACCGGAAGGGGTGCCCCAGGTTCGTGTCACGCTGCCCCAGGTCGATGTCGCGTTTGGTGCGTGGATGCGCCCGGAGAAGGTTGCGCTCGTTGGGGGGCGGCTTGCCGTCGAAGGGGCGCTCGCGGATCTGGAGAGTGCGTTCGACGCTTGGAAGGTGCGGCACCCGAGTGGCTCTTCAGGAAAGGGGGGCGGGTCGGCCGAGCGGCGAAAGAAGCTCGAACTGCGCGGGGATGCCCTTTCGGTCAGCTGGGTCGGTGGGGTCGATAGCTTCGAGGTGTCGGGGATCTCGTTCTCGCGCGATGAGCAAGGGGTGCGCGTGGCGGCGTCCGAGCTGCACGCCAAGCACGATGCCGAGCCGGGCGTGAGGGACGACGCGAAACCGGATGCGAAACGCGACGTCGACAAGCACGACGCGAAACACGATGCCCACAATGATTGGGCTGTCGAGATGGCGGAGTTGGGGGCGCGTCTCTCGAAAGAAGGTGCCCTCGTCGAGGCGGGCGCAAAATGGGTCGCGCTCGATCTCGGAGGGAACGCGAAGACCTCCAATGCCGCCCCGGCGAAGAAGTCCGATGCGGTCGAAGCGCCGCCCCCCGTTGCCGCGGCCCATGCCGAGCCGCCCCCGCGGGTTGCGAAGCGGCGCGGAGGCGGAGGCGCCGGAACGAACGTTACGGGAACGGGGGCTGCCGGAACCAACGCGGCCGGGCCCGGTGGGGGGCAAGCCTCGACGCGTGGAGGGCACGCGTCCGCGCCGCCCTCTCCATCCGCAAACGCCCCGGCCGCCGATCCGACCCCCCTGGTGCGGCTGCCGGACCTGCACGCGGTGCGCGCGCGGCTCGCGACATTGGCGAATCTCTTCGCTGCGCACTCCGAGCGCGACGCGGCGGTGAAGGTGGAGGGCCTCTCGTTTCGATGGGGCCGAGAGCCGCATCGGCTGACGGTGGGGCCAGGGCCGGTTTCGCTTTCGCGTTCGCAACAGGGCGACGAGCTCGTGCTCGAGTTCTCGACGAGCCAATCGCCATCGGGAACTCCGCTTTCATTGCGCGGTGAGCTTCCCTTGGGGAGAGGGGATGCTCGCGTATCGCTTGCCGGGGGCCCGGTGGCGCTCGCGGCCCTCGGGGCCAAGGAAGGCGCGGCCGGGCTCACCGATGTGGAGCGCGGAACGATCGCGGGAAAGGGGAGCCTGGTGCTCTCGGACGCAGGGGACGCGCTGTCGTTCGACGTGGACGTGGGGGCGAAGAACATTTCGATCTCGGACCCGCGCCTCGCGGACGATGTGGTGCGCGGGCTGGGGGCGAGCGCACGGGCGCGCGGTGTGCTGAGCGACCGCGGCGTGCTTCGGCTCGAGGACTCGGAGGCATCGCTCGGTGCGTTGCGTTTGGCGCTGCGGGGGACGTTGGAGCAGTCGGGCGAGCGCACGCAGGGGGACTTTGCGTTTGCCGTTCCGGGCGCGCGCTGCCAAGACCTCTTCGAGAGCATCCCCAGCGCCCTTCTGCCGACCTTGGATGGTGCGGAGATGATGGGCACCTTTGGCGGCAAGGGCGCGCTTCGCTTCGACTCGAGCAAGCTCGACGAGCTCGCGCTCGACTACGACTTCGACAACTCGTGCAAGCTGACGGTGGTGCCCCCAGAGCTCGAGAAGCGCCGTTTCTCCAGACCGTTCACGCATCGGATCTACCTCGCCGACGGAACGGTGGGGGAGCAGGAGACCGGCCCGGGCACCCCCGCATGGACCGATTTGGGCGCCATCAGTCCCTACATGCAGGTGGCCGTGCTGACCACGGAAGACGCCGCGTTCTTCCGCCACCATGGCTTCAACCATCGCGCGATCCGCGAGTCGCTCATCACCAACCTGAAGACGCGGCGCTTCGTCCGTGGTGCGAGCACCATCACCATGCAGCTCGCGAAGAACCTCTTCCTCTCGCGGGAGAAGACCCTGTCGCGCAAGTTCGAGGAGGTGATCCTCACGAGCTACCTCGAGCAGAACTTCACCAAGCAGGAGATCGTCGAGCTCTACTTCAACGTGGTCGAGTTCGGGCCCGACATCTACGGCATCACGCAGGCTGCCGATCACTACTTTGGGCGCCGGCCCGACGAGATCCACCTGGAGGAGGCCTTCTTCCTGGCGTCGCTCCTGCCCCGTCCGCTCGCGTACCATAAGAGCTACGAGCGGGGGGAGCTCTCCGAGTCATGGACCAAGACCCTCCACTCCCTGATGCAGACCGCCTTCAAGCGCGGCACCATTTCGCGCACGGAGCTCGACGATGGGCTGGGCGAATCCGTCGTGTTCCACAAGCCGGATACCCCGCGGCCCGTACCGCGTCCACCGGTTGTCGGCTCGCGGCTGTTCGAGCAGGCGATTCAGAAGTAG